From the Papaver somniferum cultivar HN1 chromosome 2, ASM357369v1, whole genome shotgun sequence genome, the window agtgtacatgaatcgaccacttggagcatcattcatacaatttgaacagtataggaagtttacctgattgttttgagcttcgggttcttcattttgaggattggttccttcattttgagcaacaggattcctccactagaatcactcatttcaaataaccctaaatttcccccccaaaactcaacttcttcctctccacaacacaaaaacacaatttttcttttatcaaaattttatccctaaatctgattttaatctaactaaactaattaacactcaattaacactaatgatttggggtagtttaaccattttaaaaaaaaaatgcgaTAAGGAATAACTCCAAaatactatttcatgacctttttttgtcctgtagctagGATCCCCAACTATTTTTCCAGGACCCCCAATTCAGCCTTGATTAAAAATCCAGGAATTTCTCCGTGAAATGGGTTTGTTTGGCTTCATGTACAAAATTAATCACTAGAACCCGAAAACAATGGTAGATTGGCCAATTTTCTGCGCAAAGGCCACGATTTCGTCTTTGAAATCAAGGTGCTCACACCACTTGGTCCTTTAATATTTGCACCGCAAGCCTTTCCGTTCAAACTGCTTGCTAGCATTTTTAATCAAACATTGGAATTTATGTCCTGTGCAAAGTTTACAGTAGAGAAATATGACCAAAGGAAAGGGAAATTTTTATGCCATTGAACTGACGAAAACAAATAAGCTTTTGATAACAAAAGAGGGGCCTTTGTGAGATTCCCAGGAGACTCGACCCGCTAACCTTGAGCCAGATGGACAAAACCAGGCTCGTGGACTAGCTCTGGTTGGCTAAAAAACAAAAGTTTGAATTGaactattttttttaatgaaatgaaCTTGCCAATGTTTTGCCTAAGGATATGCGACAATAACCGACTGAATAGCAAAAATAGGAATGAATTCAATCTTACTGAAACCAGCTTCTTCAAGTAAAATTCTCCATTCATCTTTGGTCCTTTCTTTTCCTCCTGAACTCAGCATCATATCTAGATCAAGACTCAATCTAGCTTGTGTCAAATCATTGTCATCTTCGTCTTGATCCAAAACCATTTCTATTATGATAACTTTCCCTTGATCGGCAGGAATTGCCTCCTTACACCTCTTTAGTAGTTTTATGCATTCTGCGTCTTTCCAGTTATGAAGCATGAACTATCAAAACAAAGGAAACAAATTAACCATCCATCAATAATATGAATCCTGTTTCATGcacattttctaaaaaaaatttcgCATAGTAAGGCCACTTGATAACTAAATCATACCTTCAATAAAAGAGCATCAGCAGGGGGAATGGATTCAAACATGTCGCCACCAACCATTTCCACACCTGGAATCTCCGGTGCAGCAGCAACAACGTGAGGCAGGTCAAAAACCATGCACTTTATCTCAGGATAAGCCTTAACAACATAACTCATAGCAGCTCCGGTGCCACCACCGATGTCGACTAACTTCTTAATACCCTTCAAGATACTATCACAACCTTGCACAAATGCAGGCATTACCATCCTAGTATCACAAGCCATAGCATTATTAATAAGTGCATTAACTTCAGGAACTTCTTCAGCTAATTCCCACATGATCTTCCCGTGCAACTTCACAAAAGGAGTGGGTGCATCGTCGGCCGATAAACAATAATCGGTTAACTCATGCCACCCGTTAATGGAATGCTCATCGTCGATACCGAGAACCCAATCTTTCAAACTTCTTTCTTGATTCTTAAGCAGTAATTTAGATATACCTGTTAAAGAAAATATCTCGTTTCCTTCGGTTGAATTGACAGCAATAAGATTCATATGAGATAAGTGTCtcaataatctgtacaagttttcAGCTTTGAGTGTAGATAAAGATGGTGATGCTGATGATAAGGAAGATAATGTCATGGGTTTGGATGAGTTGTGAATTGTATCAAGAATGCCTAACTCAATTGTACATTTAAGTACTGATGAATCTACACTACCACAGATTATGTTCCATACATGACCTTGGTTTCTCATTTCTTGTTCTTGATCTTCTAGTTTGATTTCCATGatctttgtatttttttttgcaaacactCTAGCCCGATCTCTGTGTATTTTGAATTCTTGTTTGGGAATTCTAGGAGTGAGAATTAAAGTTACATATAGGCAGTGGATGGATACTCGTGATGCACGTGGGACGTAAGCGTGAAAACTCCTGCAATCTCATGACTAATGGAGTTGGTAAGATCAACTTTCTTTATACTTCTTTTCGAGTCAAAAAGGCTGCTAGTCTAATGAAGTGACACAATTCATGATGGTCAAAAAAAGAAATATTCATGGTGGTCAAAATTGTAGCCCAGGCGAAAAATGGGCGACCAGTTTGGGCGACGGATGGGCGTGTACTACCTCTAAAATTTCACAAAATCTTGCGAAACAAGTGGATTAGGCGACAATTTCTTTTTTTAAGATCAGCCGGTCATCCTCGTTTTCAAAGATTCGTGCGTTCGAGGAGGTTCCAGGTTCAAGCACCCAATATcataatattgcagaaattaacatgtaaggtagagttagttttctcccttgtgacacaatctcaaccCCAATTCATTTCGACCTTTTTGGCTAGGTTATCCATGAAACTCGCTGGTAGACTAACAccacaacctgttcaattaagaTAATCGTTATACAATATAACATAATAATttgtaaaaacaaaacaaaaaccaacAAAATTTTAAGAtcggttttttattttttttattgtattgTTGAAATAAGATCAGGCGACATTGAGTGGCGGAACAAAGACAGTTGCATGCCCTCCGCTTGCCACATTACTTGCCGGTCCACTCTTTGGACAACACTGGTCCGGTCCAAATTTAACACTTGGCAGTTATTTTGGGGCGCCTTAAAAGGCGTATATCGATATATCAGAAACGGCCAAAATTTCTTAATATGCGTTATATTCGATCACGCCCTGGTTTTTAATTCCTGCTTCAGTTTGGGGGAGTTGATTTCGGTAACGCCTGGGATCATCCTGCCTTCATCCATATATACTGATGCAATTGCGATGCAAGAAGAATAATTTTTATTCAAAACATACCAAAAAATCATGAAAGAAAATCACAGATCCAGTAAAAGAAGGGAATCGCTTCAGACTCTTGCAAACAGCAATGGGTTAATCAACAATACGAATTTAGATATTACAGAAAAAATACTTTTGCATATACCTATCGAGTTCTTCTCCAGGAGTAGAGCAGTGTGCAAGCTTTGGAGGAAACTGCTGCAAAAACCAAA encodes:
- the LOC113348043 gene encoding (RS)-norcoclaurine 6-O-methyltransferase-like; protein product: MEIKLEDQEQEMRNQGHVWNIICGSVDSSVLKCTIELGILDTIHNSSKPMTLSSLSSASPSLSTLKAENLYRLLRHLSHMNLIAVNSTEGNEIFSLTGISKLLLKNQERSLKDWVLGIDDEHSINGWHELTDYCLSADDAPTPFVKLHGKIMWELAEEVPEVNALINNAMACDTRMVMPAFVQGCDSILKGIKKLVDIGGGTGAAMSYVVKAYPEIKCMVFDLPHVVAAAPEIPGVEMVGGDMFESIPPADALLLKFMLHNWKDAECIKLLKRCKEAIPADQGKVIIIEMVLDQDEDDNDLTQARLSLDLDMMLSSGGKERTKDEWRILLEEAGFSKIEFIPIFAIQSVIVAYP